From the Trifolium pratense cultivar HEN17-A07 linkage group LG4, ARS_RC_1.1, whole genome shotgun sequence genome, the window TCACCGAAGTACAAGGTGAATTCGGTCGGAGTATGTCTGTTGCGGAACACAGATACGATGATGATCCTCTTTACGCATTCTTGTTTTATAAAATCTCAAGAAAGGCTATGGATCACATTTATGACGAAGCAAACAGGGTCGAAGAATGTGGTATGGATAGCAAAAAGTGTGGCTGTGTTATGAGAAGGACATACGGGTTGCCATGTGCATGCTTGATTGCGAAGAAGatcaaaaataacaaacctatcCGACTTGATGAGATTCACCCTCAATGGAAGAAACTGTGTTTCGAAGATGAGCCGGCACCGGGCGACGTGGCTGACGATTATGATTGCTTGGCTGAGTGGAAAGCAATTCAGGTTATTACACCTTCATAAATATAATGGTTACATTTcgtatacttttttattatgattttaattttacattatgtGTATAATGTTACACTTTGTatacaattaattttaatgagtttgattttttttctttctttgtaggAACGATTAAAAACAGCCGATGTTAGCGTGAAGAATGATATTAGGAATCAACTTCGTCTCATTGCATATCCAGAAACCACCTCTGTGAAACCTCCGCTTCAAAAGGCCAAAACAAAAGGtgctagaaagaaaaaatcagTTCGTGTCACAAGATCCACGAGCAGGGATAAGTCTCGGTGGGAGCATGTTGATGATCATATTGCAGCTACACAGGCATCTCAGTCGAAACCAACAAAGTCAAAGCCGTCGACTTCACAAACAGTGCTTGAGGTGCCTAAAGAACTCGTCATCAGTACTTTGACTCCAGCACCTCCAGCGCCTCCTGAAATTCCTTTTATCAACCATATGCCGAAGTTCATGCACCCATTTATCGAAGATATTATTGACGTTGAAGGTGACGGTTATTGTGGATACCGTGTGGTAGCTTTGCACCAAAAAGGAAATCAACAAGATTATGAGTTGATCAGACTGAACATGGAGAGGGAGCTGAGATTGCATAAGGAATCATATGTGGAGTTGTTCGATACTGAGCGTTACAAGTATGTCACGGATGCACTTTTCCCACCACCGAGAAGGAGTAAACATGCTTTTGCAACCAAGGACAAATGGTTTACTTTTCCGGATATGGGTTACGTTGTGGCTACTCATTTTCAGAGGGTTGTTGTTCAACTATCAAATATGGAAAGGTGTGGAGCATCTAGAACTTGTTTCCCATTGCGTGGCAAACCTCCATCAGACACGTCAGACTTGGATTCCAAGATTATTTGCATCGGCGCGCTCGCTGACCACTTTGTGTTAGTGCGGTTGAAAGTAGGATGTCCGATACCTCCAACGACTCATCAGTGGAAAAACTCTTGTTCCGAAGAAGCTGCAGAATGGGAGCCCATGTTTTTGGATAGAATGCAAAAGTTTGGTGAGCTGTTGACCCTTGAAAGAGCAGGCGATGACTTAGTCACGATTGGAAAGGGTAGCAAAGACGATCCGTTGGAATTGTAGTAGATTTtagtagtttcattttgaattaGCTAAGcgcattattttttgaaatggtAGCTAAGCGCACTATTTTTTGAAAGGGTAGCTAAGCGCATTATTTTGTGATGTATACCATGCCGATTATGCGTTGTAACATATTAACTTTGTATGCGCAATTTACTCATGAACCTTGGTTATGAAATGTGGTATTATTGTATATTGAACTTTGGTATTATTGTTATGAAATATGATTATGAAACTTTGGTTATGAAATGTTGTAACAAATTGTATTTAGCCTGATATAATTTTGGAaatgaattgaaagaaaaaacaggTTTTGACCTCGACGATTTTGAGGTGGTTCTACAAGTGATTCTGCATAACCTGGCCTTGTTTCTGCATAATTCGATCTTTATCAACCGAAATGTTCCAGTTATTTCGGTCTTTATTAATCGAAACTTATGTTTCGGTTTCTGCGAGTcgaaagaaatttaaattttgcgAAACAGAATATAGGGGGTATAAGAGACTTGATGGGGGGGATTGAAGAAAGGTAGGTATTATGTGAAAAATGATCGAAATTGCACCGACAAGTTTTTGTGGTCGATATTGTACCGACAATATTTTGTGGTCGATATTACACCGACAATATTTTCGTGGTCGATATTGCACCGACAATATATGTGGATATTATTGATTTCTATGTATTATAAATACGTATAGGGAGAGttagaaaataattgaaatcgtTTTCTACAAAATGAGTACTTCAAAACGGTTTGTTAAAAACAATTTAGCGACTTCTTATCCATTTTCAATCAAGTTTTGCGGTAACGACAAGTTGTTCTGCGTTGATTTGAAAAACACTTTAACAACTCTTCAAACTATCAAAAATACGATTGAAGCCATGTATCGCTTCAAATACGCTAGACAAATCAAAATAGACAAACTAGCGTATTATGAGTCATATATCGATCTGGCAGCTGACCATGTTGGAGGATATGATGATGCACCACGGAAATACGAATGGAAAGAGTtgaaagatgatgaagatgtgaGAAAAATGTTCGACTGGATTGAAATTGATCCGAAATATCCACGTTTGTATGCTACCTTATGTTGTTGATTTTccgtttatgttttgattttccgtttatgttttgattttccgtttatgttgttgttgaattttatattatgttacgTAATTTTCAGTTAATGAATGTTTgaattaaaattgtaagttgtaagttttttaattaatcaatttaagAATTAATTAAACACAATTTAAACTTCACCTAACTCATTTAAACTCTATCTATCACATTTAAACTTCACCTAACTCATTTAAACCCTATCTACCACATTTAAACTTCACCTACCACATTAACCATCACCTACCACAATAATGTGCAACAATATGATCTATAAATTAATGTACATTACCACATCTTTATTCAACTCTCAACTCACAAAAAAATGGATGTCTCACTCACACAACGCATGAGATCTACCCTTGCAGCAGTTTACTTCAACCACGAAAAACCAATTTTGTTTCGCATTAACGATGGTGAAACGTTCGatggtctgaaacaacaactgaCGAGCTGAATCGTACCACCAACAACCAGAACGATAACAGAACAGTTTCGAGTCTCAAGTACCGTAAACCGTCGATCGGTCCCGACGGACGCATTACCTTCACCGATATGATGCTTGAAAACAATGATGATATTGAAACTATGTTCTCAATTTTCGAGCAGTATAGCAACAGGGGGCCTATCGAATTAGATGCAACGCTGACAAGATCTGTCGAAGCCATCCTTGCTAGCCTTGTTCGTCCGGAAGATCGAAATCATGTTTCCATTTGATGCGTTGTAACAATTTCATTCCGATGAAATTCCTAATTTCCgtttattgtgtttgatttgtctaATTTTGTTATAGTATTAAAGTTCGTTTCAATATTAGAGTTTTATcgaaataattttaataaatttcaatattaCAAGTTTATCGAAACAATTTTAATATCGAGTTAAATCCTACCATTCTTCAATCCTGCCATTCTTCAATCCCCCCCATCATGTCTTTTATACCCCCTATATACATGAATTTCGCAAAAATATAACTTATTTCGACCCGCAGAAACCGAAACATACGTTTCGATTGATACAAACCGAAATTACTGGGAATTTAAACAATTTCGAGCCGTATAAACCGAAGTATATCAGGCCAAAAAACCAGTCAATGTGAGTCTCTGCCTTGCACCACCTCTACACATTTGAGGTTCAAACCTGTTTATAACACATTTTAGTATGTTATATATGACAGAGCATCAACATATTAACCATCcaatctaaaaatattttagcgaTTAATAAAAAACGTAACAACCGGTAACAAATTACGAATTAAACGATACTAAAATACGTAGTGTACTACATCCGATTGTCATAATCAAagttacatcaaaaataaaaacaaacatcaGAGTTTATAAACAACCACGTCAACATTAAAgttacaaaaacaaacaaaatctaCCCCCGAGTGTGGTAGCGTGTCCCCTTCCCCCGCTTAATTCGCCTATAAGCAAGTATCGAATTAAGCAAATTCAGAATCCGCTGCAAAGTACCATGAATTGGAGTTCCTTCAACCGCCTCACCATCGCGAACTGCCCTTTCGACCTCAACCTTGACACTCCGGCAAACTTGCATTAGATTAGGGTCATTTCTTGCTTCCGCCGCCTCTATTAACACCTCTAAATTAGGTGGCCTTGGTGGTGATTCAGGAGCTTCTACGGGTCGCATAACTGGATGCGACACTCTATAAAACCATGACATATATCCGGGTTCAGTGTCCCACGGGCTTGTAACAAGCCGACCCCTCATCTCTTCATCTATCATCCTCAGCTCCAACTCTTCCGTAAACACACGATCTATCTCACACAAGTTCATCCCCGGTGTTGCAGACATACTCGGGTTTCTTGGAATGCCTTGCACATGTTGAAATTGTCTTAGCACACGTTCCGGCAAATGCTTGGCTTTCAATTTACCACACCTTAACCATCCAGAAAACCAACATGCATTTATCAAAGGTCGCACTTGTCGGTGGGCATCATACGGGCTGAACACGCAATCGTAAGTTTGAATATTGTCCAAACTGCTTCTATATCCAGCTGCATCCTTATGTCCTTGCCCAGGAACAACCTTTGAATTTAGTGGCATGTTCGCTGTATATCTAGGAGCCTCCACCCACACACTAAGTCTCGGAAAGTGCGCAATAATCCATCCCTGAAAGTATGACGAACAAGATTCATTATAGCCAAACATAGTCTATGTGACAACTTagacaaatacaaataatatctTATATAACGCTCATATATTTTTACCTGAAGAAATGACATGTAGCCAGCCATCTGAGTCGTGCTAACCGCAGACCCGTGATCCAAATAATGCTGCAGATGAACAAGAGCAGCAGCACCCCAATTCCATTCATGAACGCATGACAAATCTTGAAAGTACTGCAAATACACAACATCCGCGTAGTAACTGCTCGTGTTGCTGAATATGGTACAACAGACCAAATGTAGCATAAAAGCCCTTAC encodes:
- the LOC123922889 gene encoding PKS-NRPS hybrid synthetase cheA-like; amino-acid sequence: MNAVSEVFPTSAAMVCRFHVKKNVSSKMKEIVKIKNGENEKHTDVWDQITDAFNDVLESPTEKEYADNVMVFRELCARWPKFLRYVEETVLDTDKERVVNAWVDQHMHMGNHTTNRAESCHGVLKGYLKDGNGDLVKGWEAINKMLISQFTEVQGEFGRSMSVAEHRYDDDPLYAFLFYKISRKAMDHIYDEANRVEECGMDSKKCGCVMRRTYGLPCACLIAKKIKNNKPIRLDEIHPQWKKLCFEDEPAPGDVADDYDCLAEWKAIQERLKTADVSVKNDIRNQLRLIAYPETTSVKPPLQKAKTKGARKKKSVRVTRSTSRDKSRWEHVDDHIAATQASQSKPTKSKPSTSQTVLEVPKELVISTLTPAPPAPPEIPFINHMPKFMHPFIEDIIDVEGDGYCGYRVVALHQKGNQQDYELIRLNMERELRLHKESYVELFDTERYKYVTDALFPPPRRSKHAFATKDKWFTFPDMGYVVATHFQRVVVQLSNMERCGASRTCFPLRGKPPSDTSDLDSKIICIGALADHFVLVRLKVGCPIPPTTHQWKNSCSEEAAEWEPMFLDRMQKFGELLTLERAGDDLVTIGKGSKDDPLEL
- the LOC123924420 gene encoding protein MAIN-LIKE 1-like, encoding MEENVGRGRHGKPSNANASARRELAANRPAKRGRSKQQGPIPARGTHDAEAGGSRTRTRSRLGQAQNAAEDDDFDADQFLNQDAEYGEPEEPQPDEPQIEEPQQPPRRRPQQRPRQPRRDAANEGYGGGPSDMSLLTQYGNHRAVPIWDAEPDDHEVLKRTLRCQASGKKVINIVKPPRSERWFWDPIEASGLEPLTRVNFSVLDYGVIWAFVERWHPETSTFHLPLGELGITLDDVQCLLHLPIQGKFLNHTKMSRGEGADMVSSYLGVEREEIDMAFAETNGVHLKHSTLQTLYTTNQTSAERAITENKPAHVVRLYRERSVRAFMLHLVCCTIFSNTSSYYADVVYLQYFQDLSCVHEWNWGAAALVHLQHYLDHGSAVSTTQMAGYMSFLQGWIIAHFPRLSVWVEAPRYTANMPLNSKVVPGQGHKDAAGYRSSLDNIQTYDCVFSPYDAHRQVRPLINACWFSGWLRCGKLKAKHLPERVLRQFQHVQGIPRNPSMSATPGMNLCEIDRVFTEELELRMIDEEMRGRLVTSPWDTEPGYMSWFYRVSHPVMRPVEAPESPPRPPNLEVLIEAAEARNDPNLMQVCRSVKVEVERAVRDGEAVEGTPIHGTLQRILNLLNSILAYRRIKRGKGTRYHTRG